In Rhizobium oryzihabitans, one DNA window encodes the following:
- a CDS encoding putative hydro-lyase, translated as MTIPTSFLNHTDAEAARKARVTYRGGLVEPTSGVAPGFTQANMIVLPRDWAFDFLLYAQRNPKPCPVLDVSDPGSPTTLLAPGADLRTDLPLYRIWRDGMLAEETPDATAAWAERDDLVAFLIGCSFTFETPMVEAGIEIRHMTDKSNVPMYLTNRPCRPAGRLKGNMVVSMRPIPASRVADAATISGRFPAVHGSPVHVGAPEEIGITDLAKPDFGDAVRIEPGEVPVFWACGVTPQAAVMASGVPFAITHAPGHMFITDIPDSAYHA; from the coding sequence GTGACCATACCGACATCCTTTCTCAATCACACCGACGCGGAAGCCGCGCGAAAGGCCCGCGTCACCTATCGCGGCGGCCTCGTTGAGCCCACCTCCGGCGTCGCGCCTGGCTTCACGCAGGCCAACATGATCGTGCTGCCGCGCGACTGGGCCTTCGATTTCCTGCTTTATGCGCAGCGCAATCCAAAACCCTGCCCGGTGCTTGATGTTTCCGATCCCGGTTCGCCCACCACGCTTCTGGCTCCCGGTGCCGATCTTAGAACCGACCTGCCGCTCTACCGTATCTGGCGAGACGGCATGCTTGCCGAGGAAACGCCGGATGCAACCGCGGCCTGGGCGGAGCGCGACGATCTCGTCGCCTTTCTGATAGGCTGCAGCTTCACCTTCGAAACGCCAATGGTGGAAGCTGGGATCGAAATCCGCCACATGACCGACAAGAGTAATGTTCCGATGTATCTGACCAACCGGCCGTGCCGTCCGGCGGGTCGGTTGAAAGGCAATATGGTCGTTTCCATGCGGCCGATCCCGGCTTCGCGGGTCGCCGATGCCGCGACCATTTCGGGGCGTTTTCCGGCCGTTCACGGGTCGCCCGTGCACGTCGGCGCGCCGGAAGAGATCGGCATCACCGATCTTGCGAAACCCGACTTCGGTGACGCGGTACGGATCGAGCCCGGCGAGGTTCCGGTGTTCTGGGCCTGCGGCGTCACTCCACAGGCCGCCGTCATGGCGTCCGGTGTGCCTTTTGCGATCACCCATGCGCCCGGACACATGTTCATCACCGACATTCCCGATTCAGCCTATCACGCGTGA
- a CDS encoding 5-oxoprolinase/urea amidolyase family protein, whose amino-acid sequence MRFLPVSLTTILVELADLDETLALFASLQNDPVEGIEETVPAARTLMIRFRPEKIGAQALVARLSSRDLSAKIAPSDNLVEIPVHYNGEDLTDVAELTGMSVDEVIRRHTESEFTVAFCGFAPGFGYLVGGDPALHVPRRQSPRTRIPAGSVALAGAFSGVYPQNSPGGWQIIGTTPVKMWDIDRDPGALFQPGYRVRFFDMDKSGRTVDISASAPRTSQPDAAREGPHFEVLAAPMPAIFQDLGRFGQTGQGVSASGALDRGAFNAANRIVGNPVNMPCLELTLGGFSFKSTSRAVIGIAGAPCPVTIKTADGSFTVQTHVPVSLEPGDVVTFGQPQKGMRCYLSVRGGFDVEPVLGSFATDTLAIVGPESVAAGTILPLKGEKAGLSSVSINEVPAFEPPATGEVVTLDVVLGPRTDWFTQKGIETLTSQLWQVTPQSNRVGIRLAGDVPVERKDSAELPSEGTATGAIQIPHSGQPVLFLADHPLTGGYPVIGAVAEYHLDLAGQIPVNAKIKFRPIGPFAEIAAKNK is encoded by the coding sequence ATGCGTTTTCTCCCCGTCAGCCTCACAACCATTCTCGTTGAACTTGCCGATCTTGACGAAACGCTGGCGCTTTTCGCCTCGCTTCAGAACGATCCGGTCGAGGGCATCGAAGAGACGGTTCCGGCTGCCCGCACCCTGATGATCCGATTCCGTCCCGAGAAGATCGGCGCGCAAGCACTGGTCGCAAGGCTTTCCAGCCGCGATCTCTCGGCAAAAATCGCGCCTTCGGACAATCTCGTGGAAATCCCCGTCCACTATAATGGCGAAGATCTCACCGACGTTGCCGAACTGACCGGCATGAGCGTCGATGAGGTCATCCGTCGCCACACCGAAAGTGAATTCACCGTGGCCTTTTGCGGTTTCGCGCCCGGCTTCGGTTATCTGGTCGGCGGCGATCCGGCCCTTCACGTGCCGCGCCGGCAAAGCCCGCGCACCCGCATTCCGGCGGGTTCGGTGGCGCTCGCCGGCGCATTCAGCGGCGTCTATCCGCAAAACAGCCCGGGCGGCTGGCAGATCATCGGCACCACGCCGGTGAAGATGTGGGATATCGACCGCGATCCCGGCGCGCTTTTCCAGCCGGGTTATCGGGTGCGCTTCTTCGATATGGACAAGTCCGGCAGGACAGTCGATATTTCTGCCTCGGCACCGCGAACCTCCCAGCCGGATGCAGCAAGGGAAGGCCCGCATTTCGAGGTGCTCGCAGCACCCATGCCAGCAATATTTCAGGATCTCGGCCGCTTCGGCCAGACCGGACAGGGCGTATCGGCCTCCGGCGCGCTGGATCGCGGTGCTTTTAACGCCGCAAACCGCATTGTCGGCAATCCGGTCAACATGCCGTGTCTCGAACTCACGCTTGGCGGTTTTTCCTTCAAGAGCACAAGCCGCGCGGTCATTGGCATTGCCGGTGCACCCTGCCCCGTCACCATCAAGACGGCGGATGGCAGTTTCACAGTGCAGACCCATGTTCCCGTCTCACTCGAGCCCGGCGATGTCGTCACTTTCGGTCAGCCGCAAAAGGGCATGCGCTGTTATCTTTCCGTCCGCGGCGGGTTCGATGTCGAACCCGTGCTCGGCAGCTTCGCGACGGACACGCTCGCCATCGTCGGGCCAGAAAGCGTGGCCGCGGGCACGATACTGCCGCTGAAAGGTGAAAAGGCGGGGCTCTCCAGTGTATCGATCAACGAGGTTCCGGCCTTCGAACCGCCGGCAACCGGTGAAGTCGTGACACTGGACGTCGTTCTCGGCCCCCGCACTGACTGGTTTACGCAGAAGGGTATCGAGACCCTGACCAGCCAGCTCTGGCAGGTCACCCCGCAATCGAACCGCGTCGGCATCCGCCTTGCCGGCGACGTGCCGGTGGAACGTAAGGACAGCGCCGAATTGCCGAGCGAGGGCACCGCAACAGGGGCGATTCAGATTCCCCATAGCGGCCAGCCCGTCCTCTTCCTTGCCGACCATCCACTGACCGGCGGTTATCCCGTCATCGGCGCGGTTGCCGAATATCATCTCGATCTTGCCGGGCAAATCCCCGTCAATGCCAAAATCAAATTCCGCCCGATCGGCCCCTTCGCCGAAATCGCGGCCAAAAACAAATAA
- a CDS encoding acetyl/propionyl/methylcrotonyl-CoA carboxylase subunit alpha translates to MKKVLIANRGEIAVRIIRACRDYGLQSVAVYADPDQDALFVRLADEAFALEGVRPAETYLDIAKLIAIAKRAGADAVHPGYGFLSERAEFARAVIDAGLSWIGPDPHVIEALGDKVEARRIATGVGAPLVAGSDGPVSTAAEVTAFAEKHGLPVAIKAAHGGGGRGLKVAWRMEEIADLYESAVREATAAFGRGECFLERFLDRPRHIEAQVLADKHGNVLVLGTRDCSLQRRNQKLIEEAPAPFLSAEQRQKIHDAAKAICAAAGYSGAGTVEFLLGVDGTISFLEVNTRLQVEHPVTEETTGIDLVVEQFRIAEGHKLRVLETPEPRGHSMEFRINAEDPGRGFLPTPGSISVFDAPSGPGIRMDSGVVSGSSVPGVFDSLMAKLIVTGADRDQVLRRARRALKEFRIEGIATVLPFHRAAIETEDFIGTDGFKVHTRWIETDFGAMPDAMERPAPVEDPSITRTFLEIDGKRVSVGLPSLLLSGLGAASGGNASAPGAAVKEKEGEITAPVSGTLQSFKIKDGETVSEGDLLAVMEAMKMETQIVATTAGKVRLIVKEGDYLQAGAALLEITG, encoded by the coding sequence ATGAAAAAAGTGCTGATTGCCAATCGTGGCGAGATCGCGGTGCGGATCATCCGCGCATGCCGCGATTACGGCCTGCAATCGGTTGCCGTTTATGCCGACCCCGATCAGGATGCTCTTTTCGTACGGCTGGCGGATGAGGCCTTTGCGCTGGAGGGCGTGCGCCCCGCCGAGACCTATCTCGATATCGCCAAGCTGATCGCGATTGCCAAACGCGCCGGTGCGGATGCCGTGCATCCCGGTTACGGTTTTTTGTCCGAACGCGCCGAATTTGCGCGAGCCGTTATCGATGCCGGCCTTAGCTGGATCGGCCCAGACCCCCATGTCATCGAAGCATTGGGCGACAAGGTCGAAGCGCGGCGTATCGCCACCGGTGTTGGCGCGCCGCTGGTCGCCGGCAGTGACGGCCCGGTCTCTACCGCTGCCGAAGTCACCGCCTTTGCCGAAAAACACGGCCTGCCCGTCGCCATCAAGGCGGCGCATGGTGGCGGTGGACGTGGCCTGAAGGTTGCGTGGAGGATGGAAGAGATCGCCGATCTCTACGAATCCGCCGTTCGCGAGGCGACAGCCGCTTTCGGCCGTGGCGAGTGTTTTCTCGAACGGTTCCTCGACCGGCCCCGCCACATCGAAGCGCAGGTTCTGGCGGACAAGCATGGCAATGTGCTCGTGCTAGGCACCCGCGACTGCTCGCTGCAGCGCCGTAACCAGAAGCTGATCGAGGAGGCTCCGGCCCCGTTCCTGTCTGCCGAACAGCGGCAGAAAATTCACGATGCCGCAAAGGCTATCTGTGCTGCGGCAGGTTATTCCGGTGCCGGCACCGTCGAATTCCTGCTCGGTGTCGATGGCACGATTTCCTTCCTGGAGGTTAATACGCGCCTGCAGGTGGAACATCCCGTCACCGAAGAAACCACCGGCATCGATCTCGTTGTCGAGCAGTTCCGCATCGCCGAAGGCCACAAGCTGCGGGTTCTTGAAACGCCGGAACCGCGCGGCCACTCGATGGAATTCCGCATCAATGCCGAAGATCCCGGCCGGGGTTTCCTGCCCACACCCGGCTCGATCTCGGTCTTCGACGCGCCCTCCGGTCCCGGTATTCGCATGGATAGCGGCGTCGTCAGCGGCTCCAGCGTGCCCGGCGTGTTCGACTCGCTGATGGCGAAGCTCATCGTCACGGGTGCGGACCGCGATCAGGTTCTGCGCCGCGCCCGCCGTGCGCTTAAGGAATTCCGTATCGAAGGCATCGCCACGGTCCTGCCGTTCCATCGCGCCGCAATCGAGACGGAGGACTTCATCGGCACGGACGGATTCAAGGTTCACACCCGCTGGATCGAGACCGATTTCGGCGCCATGCCGGATGCGATGGAGCGCCCGGCACCGGTCGAGGACCCTTCCATCACAAGGACCTTTCTGGAAATCGACGGCAAGCGCGTCTCGGTCGGTCTGCCGAGCCTGCTGCTATCCGGTCTTGGCGCCGCCAGCGGCGGCAACGCTTCTGCGCCCGGCGCTGCGGTCAAAGAGAAGGAAGGCGAAATCACCGCCCCGGTTTCCGGCACCCTGCAATCCTTCAAGATAAAGGATGGTGAAACCGTTTCCGAAGGCGATCTGCTGGCGGTCATGGAAGCCATGAAGATGGAGACGCAAATCGTCGCCACCACGGCCGGCAAGGTGCGCCTGATCGTCAAGGAAGGCGATTATCTGCAGGCTGGCGCAGCACTTCTGGAAATCACCGGCTAA
- the amyA gene encoding alpha-amylase, producing the protein MAGRTLLQFFHWYYPDGGKLWSEVGEKAESLAKMGITDVWLPPAYKGAAGGYSVGYDTYDLFDLGEFDQKGTVATKYGDRAALEQAGRTLKENGIRVIHDVVLNHKMGADEKEKVRVRRVNPEDRTEIDDEDFQALAYTKFTFPGRNGKYSKFIWDLKCFSGVDHIEEPTEDGIFRLVNEYGDGEWNEEVDQENGNFDYLMGADVEFRNRAVYEELKYWGRWLAEQVQVDGFRLDAAKHIPAWFFRDWVGHMRDTVDPDLFVVAEYWHPDIEALKSYLDLVDKQLMLFDVALHHRFHDASKQGGDFDMRTIFEGSLLSAVPDHAVTLVDNHDTQPLQSLEAPVEPWFKPLAYAIILLREEGVPCVFYPDLFGTSYTDTGNDGNEHQIDMPAIECLPRLVEARSRFGNGAQTDILDDPSCIAFIRHGTADEPGCVVVMSNGEPAEKQIDLGPEHAGAAWRDFLGHRDERITLDESGKGVFPTNGGSVSVWVPAGPE; encoded by the coding sequence ATGGCCGGACGCACCTTGCTTCAGTTCTTCCATTGGTATTATCCGGACGGAGGGAAATTATGGAGCGAGGTGGGCGAAAAAGCCGAAAGCCTTGCGAAAATGGGAATCACCGATGTCTGGCTGCCGCCCGCTTACAAGGGCGCCGCCGGCGGTTATTCGGTGGGTTACGACACCTACGATCTCTTTGATCTCGGCGAGTTCGACCAGAAGGGAACCGTCGCCACCAAATATGGCGATCGCGCCGCCCTCGAGCAGGCAGGACGGACGCTGAAGGAAAACGGCATCCGCGTCATTCACGATGTCGTTCTCAATCACAAGATGGGTGCCGACGAAAAGGAAAAGGTGCGGGTCCGCCGCGTCAATCCCGAGGACCGCACCGAGATAGACGACGAGGATTTCCAGGCACTTGCCTATACCAAGTTCACCTTTCCCGGACGAAACGGCAAATATTCCAAATTCATCTGGGATCTGAAGTGCTTCAGCGGTGTCGACCACATCGAGGAACCGACGGAGGACGGCATTTTCCGCCTCGTCAACGAATATGGCGATGGCGAATGGAACGAGGAAGTCGATCAGGAAAACGGCAATTTCGATTACCTGATGGGTGCGGACGTCGAATTCAGAAACAGGGCGGTCTATGAGGAACTCAAATATTGGGGCCGTTGGCTTGCCGAGCAGGTTCAGGTCGACGGGTTCCGTCTCGACGCCGCCAAACACATCCCGGCCTGGTTCTTCCGCGACTGGGTCGGCCATATGCGCGACACGGTCGATCCCGATCTTTTCGTCGTGGCGGAATATTGGCACCCCGACATAGAGGCGCTGAAAAGCTATCTTGATCTGGTCGACAAGCAGCTGATGCTTTTCGATGTCGCCCTTCACCACCGTTTCCACGACGCCTCCAAACAGGGCGGCGATTTCGACATGCGGACCATCTTCGAAGGGTCGCTGCTTTCGGCTGTTCCCGATCACGCCGTCACGCTGGTCGACAATCACGACACACAGCCGCTGCAATCGCTGGAAGCGCCGGTGGAGCCGTGGTTCAAGCCCCTGGCCTATGCGATCATTCTGCTGCGCGAAGAGGGTGTTCCCTGCGTCTTCTATCCCGATCTGTTCGGCACGAGCTACACCGACACCGGCAATGACGGCAACGAACATCAGATCGACATGCCGGCGATCGAATGCCTGCCGAGGCTCGTCGAGGCACGCAGCCGCTTCGGCAACGGCGCCCAGACGGATATTCTCGACGATCCGAGCTGCATCGCCTTTATCCGCCACGGCACCGCCGATGAGCCGGGTTGCGTGGTGGTGATGTCGAATGGCGAGCCGGCGGAGAAGCAGATTGATCTGGGCCCCGAACATGCGGGAGCGGCATGGCGCGACTTTCTCGGCCACCGTGACGAGCGGATTACCCTTGATGAGAGCGGCAAGGGCGTGTTCCCCACCAATGGCGGCAGCGTCAGCGTCTGGGTTCCTGCAGGTCCCGAGTGA
- the soxR gene encoding redox-sensitive transcriptional activator SoxR: protein MENTILKHSLTVGEVARRSGVAVSTVHFYEAKGLIEGWRTSGNQRRYHRAVLRRIAIIRIAQRAGIQLGIIRDAMADLPQDRVATAADWRRFSQSWREMLQLRINSLIMLRDQLTGCIGCGCLSLDDCPLRNPNDVLADDGAGPRRLVSAE, encoded by the coding sequence ATGGAAAATACCATACTTAAACACAGCCTGACGGTTGGCGAGGTTGCGCGTCGCAGCGGCGTCGCCGTTTCCACCGTCCATTTTTATGAGGCGAAAGGATTGATAGAAGGCTGGCGTACCAGCGGCAACCAGCGCCGTTATCATCGCGCCGTGCTGCGGCGCATCGCGATTATCCGCATCGCCCAGCGGGCCGGTATCCAGCTTGGGATCATCAGGGATGCGATGGCGGATTTGCCGCAGGATCGGGTGGCGACGGCCGCTGACTGGCGCAGGTTTTCGCAGTCCTGGCGGGAAATGCTACAGCTTCGCATCAACAGCCTGATTATGCTGCGCGACCAGCTTACCGGCTGCATCGGTTGCGGTTGCCTTTCACTGGATGACTGTCCCTTACGAAATCCGAACGATGTTCTGGCCGATGACGGCGCTGGCCCGCGCCGTCTCGTATCCGCCGAATGA
- a CDS encoding TonB-dependent receptor plug domain-containing protein, which produces MELKYRGRDMAATIIKAGLSAALAGTALSAALPAFAQQASEGTTVLQQIVVTASGFEQNVKDAPASITVVTREDLEKGSYRDLTDALREVQGVSVTGIANEKDIFIRGLPGAYTLVLVDGKRQSTRDARTNGNSGFEQSFVPPVSAIERIEVVRGPMSSLYGSDAMGGVINIITRKVGDVWSGSVTTEGTVQQHSKFGNSGQVSWYANGPILTDQLGLQIWGRGFNRGEDRILSGTTGAKEYDFNGRLTFTPNEDHDIYLEGGKTRLRRSAEPGETLAATDANGTYNTNTRDHWSLSHTGRWGPTTSEFSFQQEWAERTNFTRNTRTGRVTENPRSPEVRNTVLDGKFTTPFELFGNHTLVTGGQYFEARLTDQNPGRRTSVDETFSATQWALFVEDEWRIVDNFALTGGLRLDNHEKYGNHFSPRLYGVWSATEELTIKGGISTGFRAPEIRQIAPGYAYTTGGGGCTYGPSGTCGVIIGDPGLEAEKSTSYEVAALWDNGDVALGATYFYTDFKDKISNALVLNPDGTPARWSEDRNYRLWYNYNIDDAVIQGVELTATWYATPELTLRGNYTYTHSEQKTGDYEGFPLARTPEHMANLRGDWVTPIDGLEAWASVNYHGSEINAGPRIGTNGTPVTINGKAGRKYEAYTTLDIGAKYAVAENVDLNAAVYNVFDKDVGTDDFNTVMEGRRFWISMTAKF; this is translated from the coding sequence ATGGAATTGAAGTACCGCGGCCGGGATATGGCCGCGACGATAATAAAGGCTGGCCTTTCGGCGGCACTGGCAGGAACGGCGCTCAGCGCCGCATTGCCCGCTTTCGCACAGCAGGCGTCCGAGGGAACCACCGTCCTGCAGCAGATCGTGGTCACCGCATCAGGCTTCGAGCAGAATGTGAAAGACGCTCCCGCCAGCATCACGGTTGTGACGCGGGAGGATCTGGAAAAGGGATCCTATCGCGATCTGACCGACGCCTTGCGCGAAGTTCAGGGTGTATCCGTCACCGGCATTGCCAATGAGAAGGACATTTTCATTCGCGGATTGCCCGGCGCCTACACGCTGGTGCTTGTTGACGGCAAACGGCAGAGCACCCGCGATGCCCGCACGAATGGTAATTCCGGCTTCGAACAGAGCTTCGTGCCGCCGGTTTCGGCCATCGAGCGTATCGAGGTCGTGCGCGGCCCGATGTCGTCTCTTTACGGTTCCGACGCCATGGGCGGCGTCATCAACATCATCACCCGCAAGGTCGGCGATGTCTGGTCCGGTTCCGTCACCACCGAGGGAACGGTTCAGCAGCATTCCAAATTCGGCAATAGCGGCCAGGTGTCCTGGTATGCCAACGGGCCGATCCTGACGGACCAGCTGGGCCTTCAGATCTGGGGCAGGGGCTTCAACCGCGGCGAAGACCGTATTCTGAGCGGCACCACCGGCGCCAAGGAATATGATTTCAACGGCCGTCTGACCTTTACGCCGAACGAAGACCACGACATTTATCTCGAAGGCGGCAAGACGCGGCTGCGTCGCAGCGCCGAGCCCGGCGAGACGCTGGCGGCGACCGACGCCAACGGCACCTACAATACCAATACGCGCGACCATTGGTCGTTGTCGCATACCGGCCGCTGGGGACCGACCACATCCGAATTCTCCTTCCAGCAGGAATGGGCCGAGCGCACCAATTTCACCAGAAATACCCGCACGGGACGCGTCACGGAAAATCCGCGCTCACCGGAGGTTCGCAACACCGTCCTTGATGGCAAGTTCACCACGCCCTTCGAATTGTTCGGCAACCACACGCTGGTCACGGGCGGTCAATATTTCGAGGCGCGGCTGACGGACCAGAACCCGGGGCGGCGCACCAGTGTTGATGAAACCTTCTCGGCGACGCAATGGGCGCTCTTTGTCGAGGATGAATGGCGCATCGTCGATAATTTCGCGCTGACGGGCGGTCTTCGTCTCGATAACCATGAAAAATACGGCAACCATTTCAGCCCGCGCCTTTACGGTGTGTGGAGCGCGACGGAAGAGCTGACGATCAAGGGTGGTATTTCCACCGGTTTCCGCGCGCCTGAAATCCGCCAGATCGCGCCGGGTTATGCCTATACGACGGGCGGTGGCGGTTGCACCTATGGACCGAGCGGCACCTGCGGCGTGATCATCGGCGATCCCGGTCTGGAAGCGGAAAAGAGCACGAGCTACGAAGTGGCCGCGCTCTGGGATAATGGCGATGTCGCTCTTGGCGCCACCTATTTCTACACGGATTTCAAGGACAAGATCTCCAACGCGCTGGTGCTCAATCCGGATGGAACGCCGGCCCGCTGGAGCGAGGATCGCAATTATCGCCTCTGGTATAACTACAATATCGATGATGCGGTCATTCAGGGTGTGGAACTGACGGCAACCTGGTATGCGACGCCGGAGCTGACGCTGCGCGGCAACTATACCTACACGCATTCCGAACAGAAGACTGGCGACTACGAAGGTTTCCCGCTGGCGCGCACGCCCGAGCACATGGCCAATCTGCGGGGTGACTGGGTAACGCCGATAGACGGGCTGGAAGCCTGGGCCTCGGTGAATTATCACGGATCGGAAATCAATGCCGGCCCGCGCATCGGCACGAATGGTACGCCGGTGACGATCAACGGCAAGGCCGGGCGCAAATATGAGGCCTACACCACGCTTGATATTGGCGCGAAATATGCTGTCGCCGAAAATGTCGATCTCAATGCTGCCGTTTACAATGTCTTCGACAAGGATGTCGGCACCGATGATTTCAACACGGTCATGGAAGGCCGCCGTTTCTGGATCAGCATGACAGCAAAATTCTGA
- a CDS encoding glycosyl transferase family protein, translating to MTTGKRKEEPASPAKPDRLGQLKLLVAFDALLREGSVSRAAAGMGLPTSSMSRILQQLREKYGDQLFLRTGQGLRPTPFAETMRLRIRSLAAEAENLIDYSQEKAAAPAAANVSGWERPVLMKAPPLSLRPSVLLEGQPTPENIADRLARIGHNADPQHRLAKYIATSAMGIGNSRPLSQQEAMDALSIILEGDADPIQIGALLATMHYRGVTAAELAGFIEAMWGHIKIDQQAPASVDLDWPAYMSPKHRDAPWFLHSARLVSMAGYSVLLHGHVGQGENGGKLELAAEACGIPLCHSISEAAKATASQGIAYLPIGGLSLQFQSLLGLHGILEMRLPLNTVVHLLNPLRARSTIIGVARPSYQELHRDTARLLSVESLAILGNTRDFAQFTPFRSTRIFGLSKGEDVEFVIPARETPPAEMPTMFTTFEYWRAVWTGAARDGRAETIIVSTAAIALMLVNDMMLPFEEAYARSLRLWNDRARNFATA from the coding sequence ATGACAACCGGCAAGAGAAAAGAAGAACCAGCTTCCCCGGCAAAGCCCGACAGGCTTGGACAGCTGAAACTCCTTGTCGCGTTCGATGCGTTGTTGCGTGAAGGAAGTGTCAGCCGCGCAGCGGCAGGCATGGGACTACCGACATCATCGATGAGCCGGATATTACAGCAGCTGCGCGAGAAATACGGCGACCAGCTGTTCTTACGCACCGGCCAGGGTCTGCGGCCCACCCCCTTTGCCGAGACCATGCGGCTGCGCATTCGGTCGCTGGCGGCGGAGGCGGAAAACCTGATCGATTATTCACAGGAAAAAGCGGCAGCCCCCGCCGCCGCCAATGTTAGCGGCTGGGAACGGCCGGTGCTGATGAAGGCGCCGCCTCTTTCGCTGCGCCCCAGCGTTCTCCTCGAAGGTCAGCCGACACCGGAAAATATAGCGGACCGCCTTGCCCGCATCGGCCACAATGCCGATCCGCAGCACAGGCTCGCCAAATATATCGCGACCTCGGCGATGGGCATCGGCAACAGCCGCCCGCTCAGCCAGCAAGAGGCGATGGACGCGCTCTCGATCATTCTCGAAGGCGATGCAGATCCCATACAGATCGGAGCGCTGCTTGCGACCATGCATTATCGCGGCGTGACCGCGGCAGAGCTTGCCGGTTTTATCGAAGCCATGTGGGGCCATATAAAAATAGACCAGCAAGCGCCCGCATCGGTCGATCTCGACTGGCCCGCCTATATGTCACCCAAACATCGCGATGCGCCCTGGTTCCTGCATTCCGCACGTCTTGTTTCCATGGCGGGATATAGCGTGCTGTTGCATGGGCATGTGGGCCAGGGAGAAAATGGCGGTAAGCTCGAACTCGCCGCTGAAGCCTGCGGGATACCGCTCTGCCACTCGATTTCTGAGGCGGCCAAGGCCACGGCTTCGCAAGGGATAGCCTATCTGCCGATCGGTGGACTGTCGTTACAGTTTCAGAGCCTGCTTGGCCTGCACGGCATTCTGGAAATGCGCCTGCCGCTCAATACGGTCGTGCATCTTCTCAATCCGCTTCGCGCCAGAAGCACCATTATCGGCGTCGCCCGCCCCTCCTATCAGGAGCTTCATCGCGATACGGCGCGGCTGCTTTCGGTCGAGAGCCTGGCCATTCTCGGCAATACGCGGGATTTCGCGCAGTTTACACCCTTTCGCAGCACCCGCATCTTCGGTCTTTCCAAGGGCGAGGATGTGGAGTTCGTCATTCCCGCCCGCGAAACTCCACCGGCCGAAATGCCGACCATGTTCACCACCTTCGAATATTGGCGCGCCGTCTGGACGGGGGCGGCGAGAGACGGGAGAGCGGAAACCATCATCGTCTCCACCGCTGCCATCGCCCTGATGCTGGTCAATGATATGATGCTACCTTTCGAAGAGGCCTATGCCCGCAGCCTGCGGCTATGGAACGACAGGGCACGCAATTTCGCCACTGCCTAG